Proteins encoded together in one Hevea brasiliensis isolate MT/VB/25A 57/8 chromosome 16, ASM3005281v1, whole genome shotgun sequence window:
- the LOC110649580 gene encoding basic leucine zipper 43: protein MQPSEVTGLHYLVPSNTSPYSAYFSMTQNNSPTFQFNRFTNPQNFQIFPQVQEFSLQSSSLSNNSTSDEADEQQLSLINERKQRRMISNRESARRSRMRKQKHLDELWSQVVWLRNENHQLIDKLNHVSECHDRVLQENAKLKEEASELQQMLSDMQLNSPYATLRDLEDIPCNTAYLRAESSNQSITSSTDLLG from the coding sequence ATGCAGCCTAGTGAGGTTACAGGACTCCATTATCTAGTTCCCTCAAACACATCCCCATATTCAGCTTATTTTAGCATGACTCAGAATAACTcgcccacatttcaatttaacagATTCACCAATCCGCAAAATTTCCAGATTTTTCCTCAGGTTCAAGAATTCAGTCTACAATCATCAAGCCTAAGCAACAACTCAACTTCTGATGAAGCAGATGAGCAACAGCTCTCCCTTATCAACGAGAGAAAACAAAGAAGGATGATATCTAATAGAGAATCCGCTCGCCGGTCACGCATGCGGAAGCAGAAACACCTAGATGAACTCTGGTCACAAGTGGTTTGGCTCCGAAATGAGAATCACCAGCTCATAGATAAGCTGAACCATGTCTCAGAGTGTCATGACAGGGTTCTTCAAGAAAACGCTAAACTCAAAGAAGAAGCCTCAGAACTACAGCAAATGCTTAGTGACATGCAATTGAATAGCCCTTATGCTACTTTGAGGGACCTGGAAGACATCCCCTGTAATACAGCTTATCTCAGAGCCGAGTCCTCAAACCAGTCTATCACTAGTTCTACAGATTTGCTAGGCTAA